The following are from one region of the Coffea eugenioides isolate CCC68of chromosome 2, Ceug_1.0, whole genome shotgun sequence genome:
- the LOC113762532 gene encoding phosphoglycerate mutase-like protein AT74 gives MANNGSAEMQDYNKCLPKRIILVRHGESTANTDEKIYGITADHKIPLSTNGIEQARQAGRSILDVVSEQGNSQNWKAYFYVSPYERTRSTLREIGRAFPRNRVRGVREECRIREQDFGNFQDYEKMKELKQIRNRYGRFFYRFPEGESGADVYDRVSTFLESLWRDIYMRRLTQDPADELNLVIVSHGLAVRIFLMKWFKWTVEQFESLKSPKNCEFRVMELGASGEYSLAIQHDDETLKRWGFSPEMIEDQKLRANYRGTWNDRSPWYLNTFFELAGSDHETAEKDGHEDGQNK, from the exons ATGGCAAACAACGGCAGTGCAGAAATGCAGGACTATAACAAGTGCCTCCCAAAGCGCATAATCCTGGTGCGCCATGGGGAGAGCACGGCCAACACAGATGAGAAGATCTATGGCATTACAGCAGATCACAAAATCCCATTATCCACAAATGGGATTGAGCAAGCCAGGCAAGCTGGTAGAAGCATATTGGATGTGGTTTCTGAGCAGGGAAATTCACAGAATTGGAAGGCCTACTTTTATGTGTCTCCTTACGAACGTACCAGATCAACTCTCAGGGAGATTGGCCGGGCATTTCCAAGAAACAGAGTCAGGGGAGTCAGAGAGGAGTGCAGGATCAGAGAGCAAGATTTTGGGAACTTCCAAGATTATGAGAAAATGAAGGAGCTCAAGCAGATCAGGAATAGATATGGAAGGTTCTTCTATCGGTTTCCTGAAGGAGAATCAGGGGCTGATGTTTATGATCGCGTTTCCA CCTTTCTTGAATCTTTATGGAGGGACATATACATGAGGAGACTAACTCAAGATCCTGCTGATGAGCTGAATCTAGTGATTGTATCCCATGGATTAGCTGTTCGCATTTTTCTGATGAAGTGGTTCAAGTGGACAGTGGAGCAATTCGAGTCTCTCAAGAGTCCCAAAAATTGCGAGTTTCGAGTTATGGAATTAGGGGCAAGTGGAGAGTACAGCTTAGCGATCCAACATGATGATGAAACACTCAAAAGATGGGGGTTCTCTCCTGAAATGATAGAGGACCAAAAATTGAGGGCCAATTACAGGGGTACTTGGAATGACAGGAGTCCGTGGTACCTCAATACTTTCTTTGAGTTAGCTGGTTCTGATCATGAAACTGCTGAGAAAGATGGTCATGAAGATGGTCAGAACAAGTGA
- the LOC113761854 gene encoding phosphoglycerate mutase-like protein AT74H → MITSNSTGNHVHQHHQQKSHSHSHHRNLPKRIILVRHGESEGNKDDSAYVATPDYRIPLTSTGISQARQAGLGIRQVVSDQGSSQNWRIYFYVSPYERTRSTLREIGREFSRRRVIGVREECRIREQDFGNFQVAERMKIIKETREKFGRFFYRFPEGESAADVYDRVSSFLESLWRDIDMNRLQQNAADDLNLVIVSHGLAIRVFLMKWFKWTVEQFEYLNNLGNCEFRVMQLGIGGEYSLAVNHSDEEMQAWGLSSDMIADQMWRAHAKKGDWNEKCPWYLDAFFDSLAETDESSEEDDESKEFLDCV, encoded by the exons ATGATAACCAGTAATTCTACTGGTAACCATGTCCATCAGCATCATCAGCAGAAATCTCATTCTCATTCTCACCATAGAAATCTACCCAAGAGAATAATCTTGGTCCGGCATGGCGAAAGCGAAGGGAACAAAGATGACTCGGCATACGTTGCCACCCCGGATTACAGAATCCCATTAACTTCTACTGGCATTTCCCAAGCTCGGCAAGCCGGATTAGGCATCAGGCAGGTGGTTTCCGATCAGGGTTCTTCTCAGAATTGGAGAATTTACTTCTATGTCTCTCCTTATGAGCGCACGCGCTCCACGCTCCGGGAGATCGGCCGGGAATTTTCTAGGCGTCGAGTGATCGGTGTCCGGGAAGAGTGCAGGATTAGGGAACAAGATTTTGGGAATTTTCAGGTGGCGGAGAGGATGAAGATTATTAAAGAGACCAGAGAGAAGTTTGGGAGGTTCTTTTATCGGTTTCCTGAAGGCGAATCGGCGGCCGATGTCTATGACAGGGTTTCCA GTTTCCTTGAATCTTTATGGAGGGATATAGACATGAACAGACTTCAACAAAACGCAGCTGATGACCTAAATCTCGTAATTGTATCTCATGGACTAGCTATTCGCGTCTTTCTCATGAAGTGGTTCAAGTGGACTGTAGAACAATTTGAGTATCTAAACAATCTTGGCAACTGCGAGTTTCGAGTTATGCAATTAGGCATTGGTGGAGAATATAGCTTGGCAGTCAATCATAGTGATGAAGAGATGCAAGCATGGGGGTTATCCTCAGATATGATAGCAGACCAGATGTGGCGAGCTCATGCCAAGAAGGGGGATTGGAATGAAAAGTGTCCTTGGTACCTTGATGCTTTCTTTGATAGCCTAGCTGAGACAGATGAAAGTtctgaagaagatgatgaaagCAAAGAGTTCTTGGACTGCGTGTGA